In Nitratireductor basaltis, the following are encoded in one genomic region:
- a CDS encoding DUF6107 family protein translates to MTGLSEAAWLWVAKMIGAVAGSAISLAYLLPNGRREAAVRFGVGVACGFVFGGTAGIKIADELGIADALGAGEIVLMGSAAASLCAWSAIGFLMRWFGTQARREAGVGR, encoded by the coding sequence ATGACCGGATTGAGCGAGGCGGCCTGGCTGTGGGTCGCCAAGATGATTGGCGCGGTTGCCGGATCGGCGATCTCGCTGGCCTATCTCCTGCCCAATGGGCGGCGGGAGGCGGCAGTGCGCTTTGGCGTGGGTGTGGCCTGCGGCTTCGTGTTCGGTGGAACGGCGGGCATCAAGATCGCCGATGAACTGGGCATCGCCGACGCGCTGGGTGCTGGCGAGATTGTGCTGATGGGCTCGGCAGCGGCAAGCCTGTGCGCCTGGAGCGCCATCGGCTTCCTGATGCGGTGGTTTGGCACGCAGGCGCGGCGTGAAGCCGGGGTTGGCCGATGA
- a CDS encoding helix-turn-helix transcriptional regulator, which translates to MLDFAREAHTLEEAITSAMQDVERAGAKVEHLEPDNLVSLAEIAERAGISRAAVTLYASGKRGKGFPRPVARITTDSPIWDWVDVADWLRERRQLSDEKLEEARLLKRLNVDEVGKKSLTA; encoded by the coding sequence GTGCTTGACTTCGCACGGGAGGCACACACGCTTGAAGAAGCGATAACAAGTGCAATGCAGGACGTTGAGAGAGCCGGTGCCAAAGTGGAGCATCTGGAACCGGACAATCTGGTCAGCTTGGCGGAGATTGCCGAACGCGCGGGAATTTCCCGGGCGGCAGTAACGCTCTATGCGAGCGGCAAGCGTGGGAAAGGATTCCCGCGGCCCGTTGCCCGCATCACCACTGACAGTCCCATCTGGGATTGGGTAGACGTCGCGGATTGGTTGCGCGAACGGCGCCAGCTGTCAGACGAGAAGCTTGAAGAGGCACGTCTGTTGAAGCGCCTGAACGTGGATGAAGTAGGAAAAAAGTCCTTGACGGCGTGA
- a CDS encoding phage portal protein — translation MAWTWPFGLRRQRPAGKEMRVERKGVGGAFVALHREASARFTRGDYASLAREGFMRNPVAHRATMMIAEAAASIPWLLYDAAGEVEEHPLLRLMKRPNARQAGNRFMEALYGHLMLSGNAYLELVETETGARELHLLRPDQVQVQCDSRGWPVALEHRTGKVSRRISLEQGEALHLSLFHPLDDVMGFAPLAAAGAALDVHNTAARWNKALLDNSARPSGALVYAPKDGGNLSDDQFDRLKAELEQGYTGASRAGRPLLLEGGLDWKAMGLSPREMDFLEARNGAARDIALALGVPPMLLGIPGDNTYANYQEANRAFYRLTVLPLVARIAQDLSAFFSARLDEELRLWFDADQVEGLAAEREALWRRVGEADFLSDDEKREAVGYGALTAGAGENA, via the coding sequence ATGGCTTGGACATGGCCTTTCGGCCTGCGTCGGCAAAGACCGGCGGGGAAGGAGATGCGTGTGGAGCGGAAGGGGGTGGGTGGGGCGTTTGTGGCGCTGCACCGGGAGGCAAGCGCACGTTTTACGCGGGGCGACTATGCCTCGCTGGCGCGTGAAGGTTTCATGCGCAATCCGGTCGCGCATCGCGCGACCATGATGATTGCTGAGGCCGCAGCATCGATCCCCTGGCTGCTTTATGATGCGGCGGGCGAGGTGGAGGAGCATCCGCTTCTGCGGCTCATGAAGCGGCCCAATGCGCGGCAGGCGGGCAACCGTTTCATGGAGGCGCTTTACGGGCATCTCATGCTTTCCGGAAATGCCTATCTGGAACTGGTGGAGACGGAAACGGGAGCGCGGGAACTGCATCTGCTCCGCCCCGATCAGGTGCAGGTGCAATGCGACAGTCGCGGCTGGCCGGTGGCGCTGGAGCATCGTACGGGCAAGGTCAGCCGCCGCATTTCGCTGGAACAGGGCGAGGCGCTGCATCTGAGCCTGTTTCATCCGCTGGATGACGTGATGGGCTTCGCACCGCTGGCGGCAGCAGGTGCGGCACTGGACGTGCACAACACGGCTGCGCGCTGGAACAAGGCACTCCTCGACAATTCCGCACGGCCCTCCGGCGCGCTGGTCTATGCACCCAAGGATGGCGGCAATCTGAGCGACGATCAGTTTGATCGCCTGAAGGCGGAACTGGAGCAGGGCTATACGGGCGCAAGCCGTGCCGGGCGTCCGCTGCTTCTGGAAGGCGGTCTCGACTGGAAGGCGATGGGCCTGTCGCCGCGCGAGATGGATTTTCTGGAGGCGCGCAACGGGGCGGCACGCGACATCGCGCTGGCGCTGGGCGTGCCGCCGATGCTGTTGGGCATACCCGGAGACAACACCTATGCGAACTATCAGGAGGCCAACCGGGCCTTCTATCGCCTGACCGTGCTGCCGCTGGTGGCGCGGATTGCGCAGGACCTTTCCGCCTTCTTCTCCGCAAGGCTCGATGAGGAGCTGCGGCTGTGGTTCGACGCGGATCAGGTGGAGGGGCTGGCAGCCGAGCGCGAGGCGCTGTGGCGGCGGGTCGGGGAGGCTGACTTCCTGAGCGATGACGAGAAGCGCGAAGCCGTCGGCTATGGCGCGCTGACTGCCGGTGCGGGAGAAAATGCATGA
- a CDS encoding DUF2163 domain-containing protein, with amino-acid sequence MSGFEAHLAADVTTLCHCWRLNLRDGTVLGFTDHDRTLEFNGTTFAPESGLSASEARSSLGLTSDVVDVTGALSAVDITEADIVAGRYDGADVETYLVNWQAADEHRLLRKAVIGRITRKDGQFTAELEGLQAKLDETAGRTVRRSCDAELGDARCRFALGASHKASGTLVEMKGDTAIVSSLGSHADGWFTGGIVTWTSGAAAGRRERVELHRRNGSRSELKLWRETAAPVAGGDTFTVVAGCDKSFSTCRDKFSNVKNFQGFPHLPGNDAAYGYATESQEHDGRPLVP; translated from the coding sequence ATGAGTGGGTTTGAGGCGCATCTGGCGGCAGATGTGACGACATTGTGCCATTGCTGGCGGCTGAACCTGCGCGATGGCACAGTGCTGGGATTTACGGATCACGACCGCACGCTGGAGTTCAATGGCACCACATTTGCACCCGAAAGCGGGCTGAGTGCAAGTGAAGCGCGCTCAAGCCTCGGCCTGACCAGCGATGTCGTTGATGTGACGGGAGCACTGAGTGCGGTAGATATCACGGAAGCCGATATTGTTGCCGGGCGCTATGATGGCGCTGATGTAGAAACCTATCTTGTGAATTGGCAGGCAGCCGATGAACATCGGCTTCTGAGAAAGGCCGTAATCGGGCGGATCACGCGCAAGGACGGTCAATTTACTGCCGAACTGGAAGGGCTTCAGGCCAAGCTTGATGAGACTGCCGGACGTACCGTGCGCCGGTCATGCGACGCGGAACTGGGTGACGCCCGCTGCCGCTTCGCACTCGGTGCGAGCCACAAGGCGAGTGGCACGCTTGTGGAGATGAAGGGCGATACGGCAATTGTCTCTTCACTCGGCAGCCACGCGGATGGATGGTTCACCGGCGGGATCGTGACCTGGACAAGTGGTGCGGCTGCCGGACGGCGCGAACGTGTGGAACTGCACCGCAGAAACGGCAGCCGATCCGAGTTGAAGCTCTGGCGGGAGACCGCAGCGCCTGTGGCGGGTGGTGATACCTTCACGGTCGTGGCGGGGTGCGACAAGAGCTTTTCGACCTGCCGCGACAAGTTCTCCAACGTCAAGAACTTCCAGGGTTTTCCGCATCTGCCGGGGAATGATGCCGCATATGGCTATGCCACCGAAAGTCAGGAGCACGACGGCAGGCCATTGGTGCCATGA
- a CDS encoding DUF2460 domain-containing protein, which produces MMQAFHDVSFPLSIAFGASGGPERRNEIIQLSSGAEKRNARMAYSRRRYDAGAGIRSLDDLYEVMAFFEARRGSLHAFRFRDPFDMKSCSRGATPASSDQVIGTGDGSKRRFRLRKTYGEGADAYMREITHPLASSVRVAVDGSEIQPSAGFSVDPATGEVVFASHAVPANGAVVTAGYVFDVPVRFDTDQLNASITSFRAGQIPSIPMVEVRS; this is translated from the coding sequence ATGATGCAGGCCTTTCACGATGTAAGCTTTCCGCTTTCGATTGCCTTTGGCGCAAGCGGTGGTCCGGAGCGGCGCAACGAGATCATCCAGTTGAGTTCCGGTGCCGAGAAACGCAACGCCCGGATGGCCTATTCGCGCAGGCGCTATGATGCTGGCGCGGGAATTCGTTCGTTGGATGATCTTTATGAGGTGATGGCGTTTTTCGAGGCCAGGCGCGGCTCGCTCCATGCGTTTCGCTTTCGCGATCCATTCGACATGAAGTCCTGCTCACGGGGGGCAACGCCGGCATCCTCCGACCAAGTGATCGGAACGGGTGACGGCAGCAAGAGACGGTTTCGGCTTCGCAAGACTTATGGCGAAGGTGCGGACGCCTACATGCGGGAGATTACCCACCCGTTGGCGAGCAGCGTGCGGGTGGCGGTAGACGGAAGCGAGATCCAGCCTTCTGCGGGCTTTTCGGTTGATCCAGCGACGGGCGAGGTGGTTTTCGCCAGCCACGCCGTTCCCGCCAATGGTGCGGTGGTTACGGCAGGCTACGTCTTCGACGTGCCGGTGCGTTTCGACACGGACCAGTTGAATGCCAGCATCACAAGCTTCAGGGCAGGGCAGATCCCATCAATTCCGATGGTGGAGGTGCGCTCATGA
- a CDS encoding phage tail tape measure protein — MAEAVRVPIIAETKPFEDALENLRNLSASFGAELTGALKGAAVSGRNLDDVLRRVGMNLAGRALNAGLQPLQGLVSAFAGQMTGALGSIIPFAKGGVVNAPTFFPHGGGMGVMGEAGAEAVLPLARGPDGRLGVAQGGGGGGIKITFNVTTPDAQSFAKSEGQISTMLARAVARGARFG; from the coding sequence ATGGCTGAAGCCGTGCGGGTGCCGATCATTGCGGAGACGAAGCCATTCGAGGATGCGCTCGAGAATCTGAGGAACCTTTCGGCCAGCTTCGGGGCAGAACTGACCGGAGCGCTGAAAGGTGCGGCGGTGAGCGGGCGCAATCTGGATGATGTGTTGCGGCGCGTGGGCATGAATCTTGCCGGGCGCGCGCTGAATGCAGGCCTTCAGCCACTGCAGGGGCTCGTCTCCGCATTTGCAGGGCAGATGACCGGCGCGTTGGGCAGCATCATCCCCTTTGCGAAAGGTGGTGTCGTGAATGCGCCGACCTTCTTCCCGCATGGCGGCGGGATGGGTGTGATGGGCGAGGCTGGTGCGGAAGCCGTGCTTCCGCTGGCGCGGGGGCCGGATGGTCGGCTCGGTGTCGCGCAGGGCGGCGGGGGTGGCGGCATCAAGATCACCTTCAATGTCACGACGCCAGACGCGCAGTCCTTTGCAAAGTCCGAGGGACAGATTTCGACCATGCTCGCACGGGCGGTTGCCCGCGGCGCGCGCTTTGGCTGA
- a CDS encoding HK97 family phage prohead protease yields the protein MTAKIVKASSGAAERKFSGLALDRLEADGSFYGYASLFGEVDLGRDVVMAGAFARSVKRRGAGGIRMLFQHDPNLPIGVWEEIREDERGLYVRGKLTPGVAKAGEVLELMRAGAVDGLSIGFRTVKAQRDQKSRTRRIIEADLWEISVVTFPMLPSARVSAVKAGRLPTTREFERWLTRDAGLTRGEARAVIAKGFSSLARERDAGRATPESLVARMRQATRQMLKDS from the coding sequence ATGACAGCGAAGATCGTGAAGGCCAGTAGCGGAGCGGCGGAACGGAAATTCTCCGGGCTGGCGCTCGACAGGCTGGAGGCCGATGGCAGCTTTTACGGCTATGCGAGCCTTTTCGGCGAGGTCGATCTTGGCCGCGACGTGGTGATGGCAGGCGCCTTCGCCCGCTCGGTCAAGCGGCGTGGTGCGGGCGGCATTCGCATGCTGTTCCAGCATGATCCGAACCTGCCCATCGGCGTGTGGGAAGAGATACGCGAGGACGAACGTGGGCTTTATGTGCGCGGAAAGCTGACGCCGGGTGTCGCCAAGGCAGGCGAAGTGCTGGAGCTGATGCGCGCAGGCGCAGTGGACGGGCTTTCCATCGGCTTCCGCACCGTGAAGGCGCAGCGCGATCAGAAGTCGCGAACAAGGCGCATCATCGAGGCCGATCTGTGGGAAATCTCGGTGGTGACATTTCCCATGCTGCCCTCGGCACGTGTCAGCGCCGTGAAGGCGGGACGACTGCCGACCACGAGAGAATTCGAGCGATGGCTCACGCGGGATGCGGGGCTGACGCGCGGGGAGGCCCGGGCGGTGATCGCCAAGGGCTTCTCCAGCCTTGCACGCGAGCGGGATGCCGGCAGGGCAACACCTGAAAGCCTGGTGGCAAGAATGCGCCAGGCCACACGACAGATGCTCAAGGATAGCTGA
- a CDS encoding phage head closure protein — translation MNGLTFLDPGMLRHEMMLQEAVAIPDGTGGHDEEWREVAVVFALIEPIRGNSFFAAGQRHEAVTHKVTLRHRDDVKSGMRFLRLGRALMITDLHDPDESGRYLVANVREEVR, via the coding sequence ATGAATGGCCTGACCTTTCTTGATCCCGGCATGTTGCGTCACGAGATGATGCTGCAGGAGGCGGTGGCCATTCCCGATGGCACTGGCGGGCATGATGAGGAATGGCGCGAGGTCGCCGTTGTCTTCGCCCTGATCGAACCCATCAGAGGCAACTCGTTCTTTGCAGCAGGCCAGCGCCATGAGGCTGTGACGCACAAGGTGACGCTGCGCCATCGCGATGACGTGAAAAGCGGCATGCGCTTCCTGCGGCTGGGCCGCGCGCTGATGATCACTGATCTGCATGATCCCGATGAGAGCGGGCGTTATCTCGTGGCCAATGTGCGGGAGGAGGTGCGATGA
- a CDS encoding phage major capsid protein, giving the protein MTVENQMQAPETKSGDSEIAGAFEDFMGAFEAFKETNDRRLKEIEKRSADPITEEKVERISRALDEQKKALDTLTLKRARPALARDGGSVQSLEHKAAFEAYVRSGDERSLREMEAKAMSYASAQDGGYLVPEETEAAIGKRLAALSPIRSIASVRQVSSAVLKKPFAITGPATGWVGETAARPETAAGTLDELQFPTAELYAMPAATAALLEDSVVDLDQWIASEIETAFAEQEGAAFVNGDGVNKPKGFLNYGQMQDDGWQWGSIGYRATGVDGGLPDTDPSDALVDLVYSLKSGYRQSANWVMNRKTQAALRKIKDADGNYMWQPPATPGSRAMLMGFPVVEAEDMPDIESASTPIAFGDFGRGYLVVDRTGVRVLRDPYSAKPYVLFYTTKRVGGGVQDFEAIKLMKC; this is encoded by the coding sequence ATGACGGTTGAGAACCAGATGCAGGCGCCCGAAACCAAGTCGGGCGACAGCGAGATTGCGGGCGCTTTCGAGGACTTCATGGGCGCCTTCGAGGCGTTCAAGGAAACCAATGACCGCCGGCTGAAGGAGATCGAGAAGCGCTCTGCCGATCCGATTACCGAAGAGAAGGTGGAGCGGATTTCCCGCGCGCTGGACGAACAGAAGAAGGCGCTCGACACGCTGACGCTGAAAAGGGCGCGACCGGCACTGGCGCGCGACGGTGGAAGCGTGCAGTCTCTGGAGCACAAGGCGGCTTTCGAAGCCTATGTGCGCTCGGGTGATGAACGCAGCCTGCGCGAGATGGAAGCCAAGGCCATGTCCTATGCGTCCGCACAGGATGGCGGTTATCTGGTGCCCGAAGAGACGGAAGCGGCCATTGGCAAGCGCCTTGCCGCACTTTCGCCGATCCGCTCGATTGCAAGCGTGCGGCAGGTCTCCTCTGCAGTGCTGAAGAAGCCGTTTGCGATTACCGGGCCGGCAACGGGATGGGTGGGCGAGACGGCTGCACGGCCTGAAACTGCGGCAGGCACGCTTGACGAGTTGCAGTTCCCGACCGCCGAGCTCTACGCCATGCCGGCTGCGACCGCGGCACTCCTGGAAGACAGCGTGGTCGATCTCGACCAGTGGATTGCCTCGGAGATAGAGACCGCCTTTGCCGAGCAGGAGGGCGCGGCCTTTGTCAATGGCGATGGCGTGAACAAGCCGAAGGGTTTCCTGAACTACGGCCAGATGCAGGATGATGGCTGGCAGTGGGGTTCGATCGGCTATCGCGCCACCGGTGTCGATGGTGGTCTTCCCGATACCGATCCGTCCGATGCGCTGGTGGATCTCGTCTATTCGCTGAAATCCGGCTACCGCCAGAGTGCGAACTGGGTGATGAACCGCAAGACGCAGGCAGCGCTTCGCAAGATCAAGGACGCTGACGGCAACTATATGTGGCAGCCACCCGCGACGCCCGGCAGCCGTGCCATGCTGATGGGCTTCCCCGTGGTGGAAGCCGAGGACATGCCCGACATCGAAAGCGCCTCAACGCCAATCGCATTCGGTGACTTCGGCAGGGGCTATCTCGTGGTGGACCGCACGGGCGTGCGGGTGCTGCGCGATCCCTATTCCGCCAAGCCCTATGTCCTCTTCTACACGACCAAGCGCGTGGGCGGCGGCGTGCAGGACTTCGAGGCGATCAAGCTGATGAAGTGCTAG
- a CDS encoding phage major tail protein, TP901-1 family: MVAVKGKDLILKLDEDGLGNFTSVAGMRARRIAFNAETVDVTDADSVGRWRELLAGSGVQRASINGSGIFKDAASDAAVRARFFAGEIAQWQFGIPGFGTVSGPFQVTALEYAGNHDGEVSFEMALESAGPVSFTSVP; this comes from the coding sequence ATGGTCGCGGTGAAGGGCAAGGACCTGATCCTGAAGCTCGACGAGGACGGGCTTGGCAATTTCACGAGCGTGGCAGGCATGCGCGCGCGCCGCATCGCGTTCAACGCGGAAACGGTGGATGTGACGGATGCGGATTCGGTCGGGCGCTGGCGCGAGCTTCTGGCGGGAAGCGGTGTGCAGCGGGCTTCGATCAACGGATCGGGCATCTTCAAGGATGCCGCATCGGACGCAGCCGTGCGCGCCCGCTTCTTTGCGGGCGAAATCGCACAGTGGCAGTTCGGGATACCCGGCTTTGGCACGGTGTCGGGGCCTTTCCAGGTGACGGCTTTGGAATATGCAGGAAACCACGACGGCGAGGTGAGCTTCGAGATGGCGCTCGAGTCTGCAGGCCCGGTCAGCTTCACGAGCGTCCCATGA
- a CDS encoding gene transfer agent family protein, with protein sequence MMVNRQRGEVAATLNGREMRLCLTLGALAELEEALGADDLGQLVAKFSAGHMKTDELTAVIAAGLRGAGNDVSMDEVRKMQCEGGVGGMVKLAADLLAATFGTGADAA encoded by the coding sequence ATGATGGTCAACCGACAGCGTGGTGAGGTGGCCGCAACACTGAATGGCCGTGAGATGCGGCTGTGCCTGACGCTGGGCGCGCTGGCGGAACTGGAAGAGGCGCTTGGGGCAGATGATCTGGGGCAGCTCGTCGCGAAATTCTCCGCCGGTCACATGAAGACGGACGAACTGACCGCCGTCATAGCCGCCGGACTGCGCGGTGCGGGCAATGACGTCTCGATGGACGAGGTGCGGAAGATGCAGTGCGAGGGTGGTGTGGGCGGCATGGTGAAGCTCGCTGCGGACCTGCTCGCCGCCACCTTCGGCACCGGAGCGGATGCTGCTTGA
- a CDS encoding rcc01693 family protein, which translates to MEEGKRDKGLLPWRALMRFGMGVLRLPPDTFWALSLPELAVILAPFAGPTERPDRARLHELMRQFPDQMDKEKRDG; encoded by the coding sequence ATGGAGGAGGGCAAGCGGGACAAAGGCCTGTTGCCTTGGCGCGCGCTGATGCGTTTCGGGATGGGCGTTTTGCGCCTTCCACCGGATACATTCTGGGCGCTGAGCCTGCCTGAACTGGCGGTGATATTGGCACCGTTCGCAGGCCCGACCGAGCGGCCGGACCGCGCCAGGCTGCATGAGCTGATGCGGCAGTTTCCCGATCAAATGGACAAGGAGAAGCGCGATGGCTGA
- a CDS encoding NlpC/P60 family protein: MNTLCSEEKRRAVCRAAMSWLETPYRHQASRKGVGCDCLGLVRGVWREVVGAEPESAGAYAMDWADAAEGERLLEAAHRHFCPVEDNPTAGQLILFRWRAHLPAKHAGIMVGDGSFIHAYERAGVVISSLVPQWRRRIAGVFDFPTGG, encoded by the coding sequence ATGAACACACTCTGCAGCGAGGAAAAACGACGGGCTGTCTGCCGGGCAGCGATGTCGTGGCTCGAAACACCCTATCGCCATCAGGCCAGCCGGAAAGGCGTGGGCTGCGACTGCCTCGGGCTGGTTCGCGGTGTGTGGCGCGAGGTGGTAGGCGCGGAGCCGGAAAGTGCAGGCGCCTATGCGATGGATTGGGCGGACGCTGCCGAAGGCGAGCGGCTTCTGGAAGCAGCGCACAGGCATTTTTGCCCTGTCGAGGATAACCCGACCGCAGGGCAACTCATCCTGTTCCGCTGGCGGGCGCATCTGCCGGCCAAACATGCCGGGATCATGGTCGGCGATGGAAGCTTCATTCATGCCTATGAACGCGCCGGTGTCGTGATCTCCAGCCTCGTGCCGCAATGGCGCCGGCGGATTGCCGGGGTCTTCGATTTCCCAACAGGCGGATAA
- a CDS encoding head-tail connector protein has translation MTLFRTVAPAVEPVTLSEARAHMRLDHDSEGDLIAGLIRAAREEVERSTGLALIEQSWRLVLDAWPQDEPVLLKKGPVRAIHGVTVYGREGEAQAMAVEKLVADTNSTPARLFLTKRPKPDVMINGIEIDFSAGFGESGADVPDLLKRAILLLVAHWYEFRGAVRADQQPVSLPDSYRQLIASFREVRL, from the coding sequence ATGACATTGTTCAGGACCGTGGCACCGGCAGTGGAGCCGGTGACGCTGAGCGAGGCGCGGGCGCATATGCGCCTGGACCACGACAGCGAAGGCGATCTGATCGCAGGTCTTATCCGCGCGGCGCGTGAGGAGGTGGAGCGGTCGACCGGTCTGGCGCTGATCGAACAAAGCTGGCGGTTGGTGCTGGATGCGTGGCCGCAGGACGAGCCGGTTCTGCTGAAAAAGGGCCCGGTGCGCGCCATCCATGGTGTGACTGTGTATGGCCGGGAAGGCGAGGCGCAGGCGATGGCGGTCGAAAAACTGGTGGCCGATACCAATTCAACGCCTGCGCGGCTTTTCCTTACGAAGCGTCCGAAGCCGGACGTGATGATCAATGGCATCGAAATCGACTTCTCAGCCGGTTTCGGCGAGAGCGGGGCGGATGTGCCGGATCTGTTGAAGCGCGCGATCCTGCTTCTGGTGGCGCACTGGTACGAGTTTCGCGGGGCCGTCAGAGCTGACCAGCAGCCGGTATCGCTGCCTGACAGCTACAGGCAGTTGATCGCCAGCTTTCGCGAGGTGCGGCTATGA
- a CDS encoding DNA-packaging protein, which yields MHARLAQYPLVEIEPIWLVMGGRGAGKTRLGAEWVNALVRGLPPFARHRYGRIALIGETLGDVREVMVDGPSGIMAVGHGTRPRFEPSRKRVVWDNGAVAQIFSSEDPDSLRGPQFDAAWCDEVAKWKHAQECYDMLQFGLRLGERPLQLLTTTPKPVPLIRRLVKAAGVTLTTMPTIDNANNLAAGFMTAIKERYGDTRLGRQELDGELIEDRPDALWSREQLEAVCGHNRSGQFRRIVVAVDPPASSGKNSDACGLVVAGIDEAGIGWVIEDATMQAARPEAWAARAVALYHAHEADQIVAEVNQGGEMVASVIRTVDRAVPVKPVRASRGKFTRAEPVAALYAQGRVRHARRMRELEDEMCDLGRDGLSGGRSPDRVDALVWALSELMLGQAGLPRVRGV from the coding sequence ATGCATGCGCGGCTTGCGCAATATCCGCTTGTCGAAATCGAGCCGATCTGGCTGGTGATGGGCGGGCGCGGCGCGGGCAAGACAAGGCTTGGCGCTGAATGGGTGAATGCGCTGGTGCGCGGCCTGCCGCCATTCGCGCGCCATCGCTATGGCCGCATCGCGCTGATCGGCGAGACGCTGGGCGATGTGCGTGAGGTGATGGTGGACGGGCCATCGGGCATCATGGCCGTGGGACATGGGACGCGCCCGCGTTTCGAGCCAAGCCGCAAGCGGGTTGTCTGGGACAATGGCGCGGTGGCGCAGATCTTTTCCTCCGAAGATCCGGACAGCCTGCGCGGGCCGCAATTCGATGCGGCCTGGTGTGACGAGGTGGCCAAATGGAAGCACGCGCAGGAATGCTATGACATGCTGCAATTCGGCCTGCGGCTGGGGGAAAGGCCGCTGCAGCTTCTCACCACCACGCCGAAGCCGGTGCCGCTGATCCGCAGACTGGTGAAGGCCGCTGGCGTGACGCTGACGACCATGCCGACGATCGACAATGCGAATAATCTTGCCGCCGGCTTCATGACGGCGATCAAGGAGCGTTATGGCGACACGCGGCTGGGGCGTCAGGAGCTTGATGGCGAGTTGATCGAAGACCGGCCGGACGCGCTTTGGAGCCGCGAGCAGCTGGAGGCGGTTTGTGGGCATAACAGGTCCGGGCAGTTTCGCCGGATCGTGGTGGCGGTGGATCCCCCGGCTTCCAGCGGGAAGAATTCGGATGCCTGCGGGCTGGTGGTTGCGGGGATCGATGAGGCGGGGATCGGCTGGGTGATCGAGGACGCGACCATGCAAGCGGCGAGGCCGGAAGCCTGGGCGGCGCGCGCAGTGGCGCTTTATCACGCGCATGAGGCCGACCAGATCGTGGCCGAGGTGAACCAGGGCGGCGAAATGGTGGCAAGCGTGATCCGCACGGTGGATCGGGCCGTGCCGGTGAAACCGGTGCGCGCCTCCCGCGGAAAGTTCACGCGCGCCGAGCCGGTTGCGGCACTCTATGCGCAGGGGCGGGTGAGGCATGCCCGGCGCATGCGCGAGCTCGAAGACGAGATGTGTGACCTTGGTCGCGACGGCCTGTCAGGCGGACGCTCACCGGATCGCGTTGACGCGCTGGTCTGGGCTCTGAGCGAGTTGATGCTCGGGCAGGCCGGTCTGCCGCGGGTGCGGGGTGTTTGA
- a CDS encoding DUF3168 domain-containing protein, which translates to MASPLLELQGAVFSALSQDAQLTGLIGPGKLHDLTPAELAFPYITFGRVTRHDWGTASEEGAEILFSLHVWSRKRGKAEALEVMERVTAILHDRPLALAEHHLINLRVEQEALSFNADLDAFHGSLRLRAVVEIAAG; encoded by the coding sequence ATGGCAAGCCCGTTGCTTGAGCTGCAAGGTGCGGTCTTCTCAGCGCTTTCGCAGGATGCGCAGCTGACGGGTCTGATCGGGCCGGGAAAGCTGCATGACCTGACGCCCGCAGAATTGGCTTTTCCCTATATCACCTTCGGTCGCGTGACGCGCCATGACTGGGGTACGGCAAGTGAAGAAGGGGCGGAGATACTCTTCAGCCTGCATGTCTGGTCACGCAAGCGTGGCAAGGCGGAAGCACTGGAGGTCATGGAGCGCGTGACAGCAATTCTCCACGACCGGCCATTGGCGCTGGCGGAACACCACCTGATCAATCTGCGGGTGGAGCAGGAGGCGCTGAGCTTCAATGCCGACCTGGACGCTTTTCACGGCAGCTTGCGCCTGCGCGCCGTGGTCGAGATCGCCGCTGGCTGA